A stretch of Sulfurimonas autotrophica DSM 16294 DNA encodes these proteins:
- a CDS encoding NFACT RNA binding domain-containing protein — protein MKLSHLKQIINYLQNFTKISAVHRVSDSIIKIVFDKNDALYFNMQRSNSSIFRCQEYPRSKVYNAPFDVILAKRFNRANVLHVKLLNNDKIIRMKTSLSSAYKEETTYLQIEFTGKYTNVIILDEDNVVLEALRHVDLFSSFREVRVGQKLLDVPPAPFVAKEYPLEDVEQFLYEVYAKEQNSKLESLKKQKIAFLSKKLKKLKKLYEKLDSKESLEQEAQKSEHLGNLVLSNVQNIKPYATEVELDDYDGSKVKVTLSKPYATPFMISEMFFSKSKKAKQRAKHLHIEEKSLHSKIEHLELFINVVKEAKDVAKIEMLFPKRVQNKKIKQNDSIEVFWVEGYKVQLGKNEKGNVELLKNARAKDIWLHMKDRPSAHVIITTDKQNLPQNIIMAAAKLCVEFSTTSKDRFLVDYTPRREVTIQNGANVLYNKYKTIEVDTRE, from the coding sequence ATGAAACTTTCACATTTAAAACAAATCATCAATTATTTACAAAATTTTACAAAAATATCGGCTGTTCACAGAGTCAGCGACAGTATTATCAAAATAGTCTTTGACAAAAACGACGCACTCTATTTTAACATGCAACGCTCAAATTCGAGTATTTTCAGGTGTCAGGAGTATCCCCGTTCAAAAGTCTACAATGCCCCTTTTGATGTCATTCTTGCCAAACGTTTTAACCGTGCTAATGTGTTACATGTAAAGCTGTTAAACAATGACAAAATAATACGTATGAAGACCTCTTTATCTTCTGCTTATAAAGAAGAAACAACCTACCTGCAAATAGAATTTACGGGAAAATATACCAATGTTATTATTTTGGATGAGGACAATGTTGTCCTTGAAGCGCTGCGTCATGTTGATTTGTTTTCTTCATTTCGTGAGGTGCGTGTAGGACAAAAACTGTTGGATGTTCCGCCTGCACCTTTTGTGGCAAAAGAGTACCCGCTTGAAGATGTGGAGCAGTTTTTGTATGAGGTGTATGCAAAAGAACAAAACAGTAAACTCGAGAGTCTTAAGAAACAAAAGATTGCATTTTTATCTAAAAAGCTTAAAAAGCTTAAAAAACTTTATGAAAAACTGGATTCAAAAGAGAGTCTGGAACAAGAGGCACAAAAGAGTGAGCATTTAGGTAATTTGGTGCTCTCAAACGTACAAAATATTAAGCCTTATGCAACAGAAGTCGAGCTGGATGATTATGACGGCTCAAAAGTGAAAGTAACACTGTCAAAGCCATATGCCACACCTTTTATGATAAGCGAAATGTTTTTTAGTAAAAGTAAAAAAGCAAAGCAGAGAGCAAAGCACCTGCACATAGAAGAAAAGTCTCTGCACTCTAAAATAGAACACCTTGAACTCTTTATAAATGTTGTCAAAGAGGCAAAAGACGTGGCAAAAATAGAGATGCTCTTTCCTAAAAGAGTACAAAACAAAAAGATAAAGCAAAATGACTCTATAGAGGTATTTTGGGTAGAAGGCTATAAAGTACAACTGGGAAAAAATGAAAAAGGCAATGTAGAACTGTTAAAAAATGCAAGAGCAAAAGATATTTGGCTGCATATGAAAGACCGCCCTTCAGCGCATGTTATTATCACAACAGACAAACAAAACCTGCCGCAAAACATCATAATGGCAGCAGCAAAACTCTGTGTAGAGTTTAGCACAACTTCAAAAGACAGGTTTTTGGTCGATTATACTCCAAGACGAGAAGTTACCATACAAAATGGTGCAAATGTATTGTATAATAAATACAAGACAATAGAGGTGGATACAAGAGAATAA
- a CDS encoding phosphatidate cytidylyltransferase produces the protein MSILRDSKERIITGIVLLAVVAVVGLIDNFFVMWLFLGAVYLLAFKEAVVLFGVEKDNLLPYAAALWLIAAIYPYGDDLFVLAGVAYAGAVAYDKNLKWVDFLPFIYPTAGLLFILTMYEEYGVLSLVWLLGVVALTDIGAYFVGKSIGKTKFCETSPNKTLEGVIGGVALATFVGAYLGVFVVDFWIALVISFMVALSSIFGDLFESSLKRSAGVKDSGDLLPGHGGILDRIDGYLFGAIVMLVLLRGLV, from the coding sequence ATGAGTATATTAAGAGATTCCAAAGAGAGAATTATCACGGGTATAGTCTTGCTAGCGGTTGTGGCGGTTGTCGGTCTGATAGACAATTTTTTTGTTATGTGGCTATTTTTGGGGGCTGTATATCTATTGGCCTTTAAAGAGGCTGTGGTACTTTTTGGTGTAGAAAAAGATAATCTTTTACCATATGCTGCAGCACTTTGGCTTATAGCTGCGATTTATCCTTATGGTGATGACTTGTTTGTTTTGGCGGGTGTTGCCTATGCCGGTGCCGTGGCTTATGACAAAAACCTTAAATGGGTTGATTTTTTACCGTTTATTTATCCGACTGCAGGATTGCTCTTTATTCTGACAATGTATGAAGAGTATGGTGTTTTATCACTTGTATGGCTGCTTGGTGTGGTTGCATTGACTGATATTGGTGCTTATTTTGTAGGTAAAAGCATAGGAAAAACCAAATTTTGCGAGACAAGCCCCAATAAAACACTTGAGGGCGTCATAGGCGGAGTAGCACTGGCAACATTTGTCGGGGCATATCTTGGAGTTTTTGTTGTTGACTTTTGGATTGCACTTGTTATTTCTTTTATGGTTGCTCTGAGTTCTATATTTGGCGACTTATTTGAATCTTCGCTCAAGCGCAGTGCAGGTGTGAAAGACAGCGGAGACTTACTTCCCGGCCACGGTGGAATATTAGACAGGATTGACGGTTATCTTTTTGGTGCGATTGTCATGCTTGTACTGCTTCGCGGGTTAGTCTAG
- the dxr gene encoding 1-deoxy-D-xylulose-5-phosphate reductoisomerase, with protein sequence MVLLGSTGSIGVNALIVAKRFGIEVEVLACGKNIKLLNEQIKEHNPKVVVVANKEDVYKVNHSHVYSGEEAILQVIEDSTSKLVVNAFVGFLGLRPTLKAIECDKKVALANKESLVACGSFIDTSKIQPIDSEHFGLWYLLQNRPVSKMIITASGGAFRDWDIKRLATATLEDTQNHPNWSMGQKITIDSATMVNKMFELLEARWLFGEGEYDAIIETQSLIHAMIDFKDGSTTAHLANASMQLPIAYALDEKMDEAILPHVDLLKVGSLEFREINQERYPIWQIKEDLLKNPQRGVVINAANEAAIEMFIAKKIGFMDISKTIINAYENFSDALPLHVNDIFLIDKEVRKFVGINR encoded by the coding sequence TTGGTTCTTTTAGGTTCTACAGGCTCTATAGGAGTCAATGCTTTAATTGTTGCCAAACGTTTTGGCATTGAAGTTGAGGTTTTAGCCTGTGGAAAAAACATCAAACTACTCAATGAACAAATAAAAGAACACAATCCAAAAGTTGTGGTTGTTGCAAATAAAGAGGATGTTTATAAAGTCAATCATTCTCATGTATATTCCGGTGAAGAAGCAATTTTACAGGTCATTGAGGATTCAACCTCAAAACTTGTTGTCAATGCATTTGTAGGTTTTTTAGGACTGCGCCCGACACTTAAAGCAATAGAATGCGATAAAAAAGTAGCTTTGGCAAACAAAGAATCACTTGTTGCCTGCGGCAGTTTTATAGATACTTCAAAAATACAGCCCATCGACAGTGAACATTTCGGACTTTGGTATCTGCTTCAAAATAGACCCGTAAGTAAAATGATAATTACTGCAAGCGGCGGAGCATTTCGTGACTGGGATATAAAAAGACTTGCAACTGCCACGTTAGAAGACACACAAAATCATCCAAACTGGTCGATGGGACAAAAAATCACGATAGATTCTGCAACGATGGTCAATAAAATGTTTGAACTGCTTGAAGCGCGCTGGCTCTTTGGCGAGGGTGAATATGATGCCATTATTGAAACACAGTCATTGATTCACGCGATGATAGACTTTAAAGACGGTTCAACCACGGCACATTTGGCAAACGCAAGTATGCAGCTGCCAATAGCATACGCGCTGGATGAAAAGATGGATGAAGCAATATTACCGCATGTTGATTTACTCAAAGTCGGGAGTTTGGAATTTCGCGAGATAAATCAAGAACGCTACCCAATTTGGCAGATTAAAGAGGATTTACTTAAAAATCCCCAAAGAGGCGTTGTCATAAATGCCGCCAATGAAGCAGCAATTGAGATGTTTATCGCTAAAAAAATAGGCTTTATGGATATCAGCAAAACCATCATCAATGCATATGAAAATTTTAGCGATGCCCTCCCTTTACATGTAAACGATATATTTTTGATAGATAAAGAAGTACGAAAATTTGTAGGAATAAACAGATGA